In Myxococcaceae bacterium JPH2, the genomic window ATCCCGGTCGTGCTGCTGGCCGGCACCTTCGAGGCCTTCGACGAAGGCCGCGCCCGCGCCGCCAAGGCCGATGACCACATCACCAAGCCCTTCGAGAGCCAGGTGCTGCTCGACAAGGTGAAGGCGCTGGTCGGCCAGAAGTCCAACACCATCCCCGCTTCCGCCGCCACGCGCGTGATTCCGCCGTCCGCCACGCCCGTCGCCGCTCCGCCGGCCGCGGCCCCTGCCGCCGCGCCCGTCGCCGCGCCCCGTCCGGGTGTTCCGCAGGCGCCGGGCGCACGTCCCGCGGGCCCTGGAATGCCGCCGGGCGCGATGCCTCCGGGTGCGCGTCCCGCGGGCCCTGGAATGCCGCCGGGCGCGATGCCTCCGGGCGCGCGTCCTCCGGGGCCGGGAATGCCGCCGGGCGCGATGCCTCCGGGCGCGCGTCCTCCGGGGCCGGGAATGCCGCCGGGCGCGATGCC contains:
- a CDS encoding response regulator gives rise to the protein MPKNLLVADDSLTIRKVIGMIFATEDFQVTAVDNGLDAISRTRELRPDVVLADVMMPGKSGYEVCEALKNDPATQAIPVVLLAGTFEAFDEGRARAAKADDHITKPFESQVLLDKVKALVGQKSNTIPASAATRVIPPSATPVAAPPAAAPAAAPVAAPRPGVPQAPGARPAGPGMPPGAMPPGARPAGPGMPPGAMPPGARPPGPGMPPGAMPPGARPPGPGMPPGAMP